A window of Venenivibrio stagnispumantis genomic DNA:
ATTTTTTTTATAAAAATTTTCGGAGAAATTTTGGAAATAATAGATATATTCTTACATCTTGATAAATATCTTGATATATTAGTCCAAAGCTATGGAAATTGGGTTTATTTGATATTATTTTTTGTTATTTTTTCAGAAACAGGATTTGTAATAACTCCATTTTTACCCGGTGATTCTCTACTTTTTATAGTAGGAATTTTATCTTCTGCGAAAATTTTAAATATCTATATTGTTTATCCTCTTTTAATGCTTGCTGCAATTACCGGTAATATTGTGAATTATAATATCGGAAAATATCTTGGGGAAAAAATACTGAAAAATAATTATAAAATTCCATTTTTAACAAAAGAAAATATATTAAAAACAAAAGAATTTTATAATAAACACGGTGGAAAAGCTATCGTTTTATCAAGATTTTTGCCCTTTTTCAGAACTTTTGTTCCATTTGTAGCCGGTATTGGAAATATGGATAGTAAAAGATTTAATTTTTATAACATCTTAGGAGCTTTCTTATGGAGCTCTCTTTTTATACTTGGTGGTTATTTTTTCGGAAATATTCCAATAATCAAAAATAATCTAACAATAGCAATTTATGCTATTATATTAATTACAATTTTACCGGGGATAATAGGTTATATAAAACATAAAATAAAATGATTTATCCATTTTTTTATCTTTTTCTTTCTTTATTAACCGGTATTTTGTTAAATAATTATTTTAATATAAATATCCATCCTGCATTTATCCTAATTTTTTTATTTTTATCTTATATATTCAAAGATTTAATTGGTTTTATTATTTTAAATATAGCAACAATTTTAATCGGTTTTTATATTTCTTATAAAGAGATACCAAATTTTATTCAAAATCCGGTTTATATAGAATGTGTAGTCAATTCTTTACCTTCTATTGCAACAGAGAAAAAATCTTTTAGCTGTAAAATTTTAGATTCTGATAATACAGAGCTTATAAACAAAGAAATAAAAATAAAAACAGAAGCTCAAAATATATATTTTCTTTCAAGATTACAACTTTTTGGTAAAGCTTATATAAAAGATAAAGATATTATTGTTTCACCAATAGAAGGATTTTTGAAGGTTGATAATTCTAATAATCCTTTATATACAATTTTTAATCTAAAAGAAAAAATGATACAAAATTATCAAAAATACTCAATAAATCCGCAGCTTCTCGGCATAGGTTTAGCCCTAATATTTGGTGAAAAAGGCAAATTACAAGAAGAAACAAAATCTAAATTCAGTTATACTGGTTTGAGCCATCTACTTGCCATAAGCGGCTTTCATGTTGCTATTTTGGCTTTTATATTAAATTTTTTTCTGTTTTTCTTAAATGAAAGAGTTAGATATATAATTTTGATGATTTTACTGCCTTTTTATGCTATTTTTACCGGATTACAAGCTCCGGTAGTAAGGGCTGTTTTTATGATAAATCTTTTTTTACTTTCTAAGATACTTTATATAAAATCAAACAATTTAAATATCCTGTTTTTTGTAGGTTTTATTATATTATTAATATCTCCGGATTCTCTTTTTTCTATCAGTTTTCAACTTTCTTTTTTAGCAACTCTTGGAATAATTTTATTTATTAATAATTACAAAATTGATTTAAAAAATCCGGTTTTAACATTTTTCATAAGTTCTATTTTAATATCCATAGTAGCTGTTTTATTTACTATGCCGGTAGTTCTTTATTATTTTGGTGGATTTTCAATAATATCTATAATAGCTACTCCGATTGCAAGCTTGCCTTTATATCCTTATCTTGCTATTGGATTTTTAAATATTATGACAATCTTTCAAAATCAGTTTT
This region includes:
- a CDS encoding VTT domain-containing protein, which codes for MEIIDIFLHLDKYLDILVQSYGNWVYLILFFVIFSETGFVITPFLPGDSLLFIVGILSSAKILNIYIVYPLLMLAAITGNIVNYNIGKYLGEKILKNNYKIPFLTKENILKTKEFYNKHGGKAIVLSRFLPFFRTFVPFVAGIGNMDSKRFNFYNILGAFLWSSLFILGGYFFGNIPIIKNNLTIAIYAIILITILPGIIGYIKHKIK
- a CDS encoding ComEC/Rec2 family competence protein, with translation MIYPFFYLFLSLLTGILLNNYFNINIHPAFILIFLFLSYIFKDLIGFIILNIATILIGFYISYKEIPNFIQNPVYIECVVNSLPSIATEKKSFSCKILDSDNTELINKEIKIKTEAQNIYFLSRLQLFGKAYIKDKDIIVSPIEGFLKVDNSNNPLYTIFNLKEKMIQNYQKYSINPQLLGIGLALIFGEKGKLQEETKSKFSYTGLSHLLAISGFHVAILAFILNFFLFFLNERVRYIILMILLPFYAIFTGLQAPVVRAVFMINLFLLSKILYIKSNNLNILFFVGFIILLISPDSLFSISFQLSFLATLGIILFINNYKIDLKNPVLTFFISSILISIVAVLFTMPVVLYYFGGFSIISIIATPIASLPLYPYLAIGFLNIMTIFQNQFLAKSMDYIGIIFYKIVDFFNGIGGYFVGFNPSIFAISVYLLILTGIFIFNIKTILRITIILITTAIFLDISKEKSEYNKIYVFETKKYPFLFIKTKTGNCYYLGRYLIFDVKNLINKENCKEKIYIIDKNELNFVDDRIFNIFEEVIEYKDGLKFEDFVLSKQEDNIQIIYKDKPYKIENINNFLKLD